Proteins found in one Plasmodium knowlesi strain H genome assembly, chromosome: 12 genomic segment:
- a CDS encoding mitochondrial inner membrane protease ATP23, putative, whose product MEEVRKRVERAKEKIKQIGREIHQFDLKKSVEKFFLENGKEKQLSDMLFLVQYSLKYKNVCKWPNYNDLLVINYNINDHFKSMLQKNGRFVQQYKNGTPDGGTDSTTTMSRDRETALGSSDKSATINHNVEGNAPQTAQKEIDANSQNGMASNIKNSRSSEDREEQIFPDGTHLTKGELPHNFLPDNSVPKSLTSKEFTPQSTPPENSARRKKENKFVTYFNEDISPYDKIKLQIFMYFVLNNYRVKILVDALSALNRPINVIYINCPNNKEQKRTFFEKVASFFTPQYKLGDVFVNNKNNYVPKSKENCSCSELSPIRYSNNPTTSSSKDGNSNYVGGYNPINNTIWICSNNIKNYYKLKYILTHELIHAFDFARANIDMYNCHHIACSEIRAYNMSNQCSYFNSKYFSPDHDVFTNFKTPSIRATPKNKCIYNNVYSSLNQYKPCTNNTHQYINEVFEKCLHDYWPFMCSPEQDSKYKPSKIFKKDF is encoded by the coding sequence ATGGAAGAGGTACGCAAAAGGGTGGAACgagcaaaggaaaaaattaaacaaattggTAGAGAAATTCACCAAtttgatttaaaaaaaagtgtagagAAATTTTTCctcgaaaatggaaaagaaaagcaacTCAGTGATATGTTATTCTTGGTACAATATTCACTCAAgtataaaaatgtgtgcaaatggCCAAATTACAATGATCTCTTAGTAATCAATTATAACATAAATGATCATTTCAAATCAATgcttcaaaaaaatgggcGATTTGTTCAACAATATAAAAACGGCACACCTGATGGAGGGACAGATAGCACAACAACCATGAGCCGAGACCGAGAAACCGCACTCGGGAGTAGCGACAAGAGCGCCACAATAAATCACAACGTTGAAGGAAACGCTCCCCAGACAGCACAGAAGGAAATAGATGCTAACTCGCAGAATGGCATGGCAAGCAATATTAAAAATTCGCGCAGTAGCGAAGATagagaagaacaaattttCCCTGATGGAACACATTTAACAAAAGGCGAACTTCCACACAACTTCCTTCCTGATAACTCCGTGCCAAAATCGCTCACGTCGAAGGAATTCACCCCGCAAAGCACTCCCCCTGAAAACAgtgcaaggagaaaaaaggaaaacaaatttgttACCTACTTTAATGAAGACATAAGTCCTTACGACAAAATAAAGttgcaaatttttatgtacttTGTGTTGAACAATTATAGAGTTAAAATTTTAGTGGACGCATTATCTGCGCTAAATCGCCCAATTAatgttatatacataaattgTCCTAATAATAAAGAGCAGAAGAGgacattttttgaaaaggtGGCTAGCTTCTTTACTCCCCAGTACAAACTGGGTGATGTTTTcgtgaataataaaaataattatgtaCCAAAGAGCAAAGAAAATTGCTCATGTTCGGAATTGTCCCCCATTAGATATAGTAATAATCCAACAACTTCCTCTTCCAAGGATGGAAATTCAAATTACGTAGGTGGTTACAACCCTATAAACAACACTATTTGGATTTGTTCaaataatattaaaaattattataagcTCAAATATATACTAACGCATGAACTTATACATGCCTTTGATTTTGCAAGGGCAAATATAGACATGTACAATTGCCACCATATTGCTTGCTCAGAAATAAGAGCCTATAATATGAGCAATCAGTGCAGTTATTTTAACagcaaatatttttcccccgaTCATGATGTCTTTACTAATTTTAAAACACCCTCAATTAGAGCTACACCTAAgaataaatgcatatataataatgTGTATTCATCTCTCAACCAGTACAAGCCTTGTACCAACAACACACATCAGTACATAAATGAAGTATTTGAGAAATGCCTACACGATTATTGGCCCTTCATGTGCTCACCTGAACAGGATAGCAAATACAAGCCCTCCAAGATTTTTAAGAAGGATTTCTGA